The segment ATTTGGCTGGCATACTATTGAAATCGACGGACATAACATTAAAGAGGTGCTTTCGGCATATGAAGAGGCAAGGTTAGTGAAAGGTAAACCCACGGTAATCATTGCTAAAACCGTGAAAGGCAAAGGAGTTTCTTTCATGGAAAATACTGTGGATTTTCACGGAAGAGCTCCTAATCCTGAAGAGACAAAAAAGGCCCTTGAAGAACTAAAATAATGTTCCGTTGTGCTTGCTATTTCTGTTACAGTTGTTTAATTCGTCTTTATTAACAAAGAGAACGAACTTCGTGAGCAAAACCAGTTAAACGAGAAATGGGTGAGTTATTATATCAACGCGATATTTATGGTCAGACTTTAGTAGAATTGGGTAGAAAGAACAAGGATGTTGTAGTTCTGGACGCAGACCTCTCAAGTTCTACACGCACTTCTTTATTTGCAAAAGAATTCCCTACAAGGTTTTTTAATTTCGGAGTAGCAGAGCAGAATATGATGGCAACCGCCGCTGGGCTTGCAAGCTGTGGAAAGATAGTTTTTGCTTCTACTTTTGCACTCTTTGCGACCGGCAGAGCTTGGGATCAGGTGCGTAATAGCATTTGCTACAATAATTTTAATGTGAAGATCGTTGCTTCTCATGCCGGAATAACCGTAGGGGAAGATGGAGCAACTCATCAGGCAATAGAAGACATTGCGATTATGCGCTGTATTCCAAACATGAAGATAATTGTTCCCTGTGATGGGCCAGAAACAAGAGAGGCGGTAATAGCAGTAGCAGAGAAAGAAGGACCAGCATATATTAGGTTGGGCAGAGCAAAATTTCCCACCATAGAAAATAAGGGGAAGTTTGAAATTGGTAAGGTTTATGCTCTTTGTGAAGGGGAAGACTTGACCATTGTTGCCTGCGGAATTATGGTTAATATAGCCTTAACTGCAGCAGAGATGCTAAGAAAAGAGAATATAAAAGTTACCGTGTTAAATATGCATACGATAAAACCCTTGGATACAGATACTCTTTTTAAATATGCTCAACGCACAAAACGCTTCATTGTCTGCGAGGAGCACATGGTTACGGGTGGACTGGGGTCAGCGGTTGCGGAGTTTCTGAGCGAAAACTATCCTATTCCTGTTTTGCGGGTTGGTATACAGAATTGTTTTGGTCAGTCGGGTAGTCCCGATGATTTGTTGAAGGAATATGGCCTTACTCCTCAAGATATTGTTTGTAAAGCAAGAAAGATATTTGCAAAGTAGTTTGTACAGATGCGCAAATTGGAAATAAAATCTCCCGCCAAAGTTAATCTTTATCTCAAAGTAATCAAGAGGAGAGAAGATGGGTATCATGAGATCGTTACTCTTTTTGAGCGTATAGACCTTGCTGATTACATTATCCTCGAAAAATCTCACAAAAAAATAGAAATTTCATCTTACGGCAGAAAAATTCCTTTATCAAAAAATAATCTTGCTTATAGAGCTGCTTTGCTTCTTTCTCAGAAGTTAAGTAAAAATCTGGGGGTGAGAATTAGGATTTTTAAACAGATTCCAGTGGGGGGAGGTTTGGGAGGAGGTTCAAGTAATGCTGCCAGTGTTCTCTTAGGATTAAATCGTCTTTATGAGTTAGGTATAGAGAATAAAAAATTTTTTAAATGGGGTAAAATTCTAGGCTCGGATGTTAATTTCTTCCTTTCGAGAGAGAAATTTGCGTTGGGTTATGGCAGAGGAGCAGATATCCGGCCTTTAAATTTAAATTTGCGGATATGGCATCTTGTAGTTTATCCTGGATTTTCTGTATCCACACCGCTAATCTATGCATCCTTTGCCTCTCAAAAGGCTTTTGATGAAATAGGCTTGACAAAAAAAATTCCGAGTGTTAGAATTTTAATAGATATCTTGAATAAAGGGAACTTAGAGAGCATAAAAGATGCACTTTTTAATAGTTTAGAACCGGTAGTATTAAAGAAGTATCCTTCTATTTATTTCTGGAAGAAACAATTGCTTTCTACTTCGGCAAAAGGGGTTTTGGTGTCGGGAAGTGGTTCTTCAGTTTTCGGTATATATTCAGAAAGAAAGGAGGCGGATGGAATAAGGA is part of the Candidatus Omnitrophota bacterium genome and harbors:
- a CDS encoding transketolase family protein, whose translation is MGELLYQRDIYGQTLVELGRKNKDVVVLDADLSSSTRTSLFAKEFPTRFFNFGVAEQNMMATAAGLASCGKIVFASTFALFATGRAWDQVRNSICYNNFNVKIVASHAGITVGEDGATHQAIEDIAIMRCIPNMKIIVPCDGPETREAVIAVAEKEGPAYIRLGRAKFPTIENKGKFEIGKVYALCEGEDLTIVACGIMVNIALTAAEMLRKENIKVTVLNMHTIKPLDTDTLFKYAQRTKRFIVCEEHMVTGGLGSAVAEFLSENYPIPVLRVGIQNCFGQSGSPDDLLKEYGLTPQDIVCKARKIFAK
- the ispE gene encoding 4-(cytidine 5'-diphospho)-2-C-methyl-D-erythritol kinase encodes the protein MRKLEIKSPAKVNLYLKVIKRREDGYHEIVTLFERIDLADYIILEKSHKKIEISSYGRKIPLSKNNLAYRAALLLSQKLSKNLGVRIRIFKQIPVGGGLGGGSSNAASVLLGLNRLYELGIENKKFFKWGKILGSDVNFFLSREKFALGYGRGADIRPLNLNLRIWHLVVYPGFSVSTPLIYASFASQKAFDEIGLTKKIPSVRILIDILNKGNLESIKDALFNSLEPVVLKKYPSIYFWKKQLLSTSAKGVLVSGSGSSVFGIYSERKEADGIRKELRRLKKRGEFFVASTDCLSFG